agtataaaagcTATGAAGAGCTTATATAGAAagtagtgttttaaaaatcgaaccggTGACCAAATCGGAATGGTCACGACCGGCGGTTGAACCAGCTAACCACAGGTAGTCGAGATGTTTCTGTTATACCCAAAGTCACATGTAGGCCTGTGCATCGGTCggtttcggtcggtttggtgaaccgaaccgaaaaaaccgaaaccgaaaataggctaaaatcaaaaaccaaatcGGTTCCGAAATAGaccaaaaaccgaaattgaaccgaaaaattcggttcggttcggttaaaaatcgatttttttaattattttttttttcagttttttaatataaaaaattaaaaaaaacattgattaataataattttatatatgttgtttgtatattttatctattataataaatttattaacttatatattacatattattaaataataaatactaaaaaagtataaataaacatataaattttaaatttttcaaaaaaaaataaaaaaaaattgttattcggtttttcggtcggttcggtttgtaaaaacctaaaaccaaattgaaaaccgaatatcaaatttttagtgacaaaaatcaaattaaaccgtttaaaccaaaaaaccgaaccaatcTTGAAACTTCGATTCGGTTCGATTCGGTTTTTCGATTCaattcggtttttgcacacccctagtcACATGTTATCTTTGAAAttccaaacggttacaaaataGGTCTGACAACACACTTATGTTATCTTTGAAAttccaaacggttacaaaataGGTCTGACAACACACTTCTTTTAGGggtttactattcgccgccccaaattactacccaccgcccaagttttgactgaaatgcccctaacataatttcaattcaaaaacaaaaaaataaaaatcctctcaactcaaaaatctctcaaactcAACCTAAAATCCCGACGATAACCGGAGCCGATTTATGTCGCAATCAACGGGAAATAAAAGACGGGAACCTccggtaattaatttttttcgtttttaactgttttaataaaaaagttttttttttttaagggcCATCGCCCGACGATGGCGATGGCCCTGTGCACCATCGCCTGGCAATGGCGATGGTGCACAGGGACAATCGTCCCCGAGGGACGATTGTCCCAGTGGACCATTGTCCACGAGGGACGATGGTCCCAGTGGACCATCGTCATCTTCTGGCGATGGTCCACTGGGACCATCGTCTTCCTGGGACGATTGTCCACTGGGACAATCGTCCCCGAGGGACGATGGTCCCAGtgcaccatcgccatcgccgggcgatgacctttaaaaaaaattaaaaaaattaaaaaattaaataaataaaaaccgatTATTCATCGGAAGTTccgtcttttatttttagtcgatcttgacatttttattataaattcactcggatattcgttgggtttttaattgaattgagagaattgaatatttaaaaaaaaaaactgaaaatggcttagggatattttggtaaaaagtcgggcggtgggtagtaatttggggcggtaaatagtagtccacttcttttatttatatctcTCATTAAAACCTTACACTCTAAAATTGTCTTTTAGTGCTTTAAATTATCCATCACATATGTCTATTCTTTTTTAACCTATCAAATCAACTTTTTCCATGACTTTCTCCTTCTTGCTCTTCTTCATCCTTCTTCATTTTTTATAATCTCAATTGATTTTTCTCACTGTAATTTAACAATCACATATAAAAATGAAGGTCCCATgttatatattttcattttatgttttatgttttgttaTTCGTTGATCTATTCTTTCtatcttttataaatttatataattatataaaagtttctgttttttctttgaaatagaaaaaaataaaatctaatttcttgttgtttcttttcttttataaatttctTATGTCTTTTATGTAATTACACAAGTGAATATAAAGCTTAGTTTAAATTCTACACAATGGGTATTTGCTGGAAAGTTTCTTAAGTTCCATTGAAGCCCTTTTTTGGTGGTTgagttatttttgttttctggAACGAAAAtgtcttttgattttaattttgtggGTTGTAAACCGGACGGGTTTTAAGGTTCAACTGGTCCAACGGTTTCCGGTTCTTTCAAATTTTCCCGGTTCAAAGCGGTTTAACCGGTGATCCGGTTTTTAAGCAGATTTAAACCGGACTGACCTCCGGTTCTTGGGGTAACCGGTccaaccggccggtccggtccggtttttaaaactgATAGAAAGTGACGACGTATGAGACGAGTTACGATATAATAAGCATGTAAGCGGAAAAAAACCGcttattaaatgaaaagagaatGTATATggaaaaggagtacaaaatgtGAGAGCTTATATTAAAGAATCATATAAGCCATAAATGCCGAATAAGAAGAAATAACATGAGTAGTGATATGGTGATATCGAGGACATAAATTGTGATTCAGTATGAATTGATACGAAGAGTAACATGAAGATGTCTTATCAATATGGAGAACACAGAAATGTTCTGCCGATAACAGTGAGTTGGCTTTACGCAGCTGTAAAGTGAGTAGAGTCACTAATGTAACTACATTTGAGGTTGAAATAAGTTTCACTAACAATTAAGATACCAGTCTGAGACATATCTCTATGAGTGCATACGAGTATCAAAGGAAACGTGATCGAGGAATCCGATATGAATATGTTTTGTTGGACCtttgtcctttcaaactccttttgttttgactttgacaatcaactatgagtgatctaatcatgtttattagtgtataggaactCATAGGAACAATCGGAAGTGAATTCGGAGCTCTCTAGCAAAAATCGTGTTTTTGAGTAGAAAGCTGTCCAGTagcatatctcgcccgtgatggatttccatctcgggggcgatatatatcacgggggcgacgcaaatatcacgggggcgatattcgagctgacaaaaccctagtcgaccgttggaacgaatcacgggcgcgacgaacacatctcgggcgcgataaatgagaccgttgaagatccaacagatacatttttgaagacccaatgaagcattgacacgtggctctagccgttgaaggtttttgtctcattcaaatatctcgcccgtgatccaTGCATCACGGGGGCGATATGTGTGGAGagatcatttttttgttttgtttgttagtgatttgtttggggattgctttgggtataaatataaacccatttgcaatgtttcaaggttaatgatttacataccttgaaacaacaaacatacatttttaaatcacttagttttgttgtagttttggagtaatcttggaaactcctaaacattgtgagttagagtttagctttggaaaaactcaacccttgtaggttcttgattatccttgaaaaatcaattgtgagtttgagattatctctaagaaatctctttgtaaagttggtgcttatctataaagcacaatcccatttagtggattctaaaatctcaatcttagattgagtagtggagtaggatcgtgagttgatctgaaccactctaaatctcttgtgtctttaaattctcttttccgctttaaagaatttaaatttccgattcacaAATCAAAAACCGGTTTGCCTTATAACCCATAGGGTCTTTCAATTGGTATCGGAGCTAGGTGCTCTTCTTGTTGCTTAATTGCTAGAGCTTTCGATCAAAAATGGCAACCGAAAATTTTTTCATCACTCTCAAACCTTTTCTTGATGGCTCAAATTACAAAGTTTGGAAATATATGATGGAAAATTATCTTGATATGCAAGGGGTTGATCTATGGAGTGTATTTCTAAGGGGATGGACACCTCCATGTGACAAAAATGGAGCTCTTTTGAAGAGACAAGATTGGTCTATAGAGCAAGTCAAGGAGAATGGCATGAATAGAAAAGCCATTACTACTCTCCTCTCCTCAATCTCTAGAGAAGAACAAGGTAGAATTCAACACTTGAATTGTGCCAAGCAAATGTGGGAGACTCTTGAGAGCTACTATGAAGGTACACAACAAGTCAAGGGTAAGAAGCTTGAGTTGCTTCTTGGTGAGTATGAAGGCTTCAAGGGCTTGCCAAATGAAGATGTGGTGATGATGACATCAAGGCTTCTTAAGATTGTTCATAGTCTTGAGCAACTTGGGAAATTCTTCAAGCTAAATGAAATCAATGGTAAAATCCTAAGATCCCTTCCTATTCTTCTATGGCAACCTAAGACTACCGCCATCATTGAAACTCATGATTTATCCACCTTGAGGACGGATGAGTTGATTGGGAAGCTTCTTCTTTATGAGATGTCCTACATCAAACTCATTCAAGCCGAAATGGCAAAGGAGAAAGGCATTGCTTTCAAGGCTTCAACAAGTGCCATTGTAGAAGATAACAAGGAGGAAAGCAATGAGGAAGAAATCTTGAGGCTCACAAAGAGAGTAAATGAGCTCAAGATGAAGGAAAATGGCAATTATGGTAGACCCTCCTCTTCAAGGAAGAGTTCAAAAGGAGGCCCCAAGACTTTTTGGGATGGCGATTCTCAATGCGATGGAGATAGCCACCATGATGCCAACTTGTGCCTCATGTCTTTTGAGGAGGAACCAACACTAGAGGTAAACCCCCAATCTTTTCTATCTTGGGATTGGGATGGTATTGGTGTTGAATCATATGATGCATgcttaaatgttaaaaatgatgTTGTTGATAATGTTATTGATgatattgttgatgatgatgctcatgatgatgatgatgatatgtATAGCATGCTTGATGAACTAGTAATTAAATGTGGTGATTATAAAGCCAAGatgctattttttaaaaatgaggcTTCTAAAGCCAAAGATGAAATGATTGTTTTAACAAAAGAATTTCATGAGCTTAAATTGTCTAACGAAGCTCTCAAGTCAtctttagaatctatccctaagcAAGGTTTGAATATTGATAACTTGCTTAAGGAAAATGATCAACTAAAgaatgaaattcttgaattaaaagatTCACTTTCAAGATTTCAAAAAGGGAAGGTAACTTTGGATTCAATTCTTGTATCTCAAAGATGcccaaccataaaatttggACTTGGCTACAATCAAAATGCTTCTAGTTCCAATGGGACTAAATTTGTGAAGTCCACtttgcctcaaacttcttctATAGAAGTACCTCCTAATTTGGTCAAACCAATTGAGGCAAAGAAGGTGCATGCTCAAGCTCCTAGGCCTAATCCATTCTTGACTCAAAAGGCTAAGAGCAACAAGGGTACAAAACCCTTGAGACATGGTTATGCTTCTCAATATAGCCATAAATGGAACAAGAAGACTAGAAAGAACTCATATGTTCATGCATCCTCTCATGTTCAAACTTGTTCCCATGCTTGTGCTTGTTCTTATGAGACCTTTAGAGCCAAGCCACCTCAAATGCAATCAAATGTGAACCATAGTACTCAATGTTTTTATTGCATGAAATATGGTCACACTAATACTAATTGCTATGTGAGAAAAGTTCAATTAAGGTTAATTCCTTTGAACTATTCTAGCATTAACTTTCAAGGACCCAAAGTTGTTTGGGTACCTAAGTGATTTGCTTTGTAGGTACAAGTGATGTCCACTAAACCAATCTCAAATCATAAGGTGGATAATCAATGGAAGTTTTTGGAAAAAGGCAAGATAGGTAAAATTTGTATCAATTTATATGCCATGTTTtccaaaattgttgttttaagggggagaatcaatttttcaaatcttattctcctaaaaagttttgatatgctTTAACACTTTTTCTAATGATTGGACTTTGCCTTGGTATAATTCAATTGAGGAATTATTGCCTATTTTTgatcatttaaatcaaattagtttaatcAATTGAGTCTTTAGACTTGATGCATATCAAATTAGTGTCTAAGCGCCTCAATTGAAGGAGAAACTTAGATTTATCTCTATTTAGTTTCAAAACCTCTTTCAATTAGCTCCTTTGTCTATGTTTTATACATGCTTTGATTCTTTTTGTGCTTGACAAAGGGGGAGAAGTTTCcatgctcaaattgctaagtttttttttcaaaatttcttgCTTATGCATTATAAATTGCTTATATCTTttgtgcataaagtgagggggagccAAAATCAATTTGACTCTTACTTAACTTAGTCATTTTAGcatgttgattgtcaaactcaaaaagggggagatttttggacctttgtcctttcaaactccttttgttttgactttgacaatcaactatgagtgatctaatcatgtttattagtgtataggaactCATAGGAACAATCGGAAGTGAATTCGGAGCTCTCTAGCAAAAATCGTGTTTTTGAGTAGAAAGCTGTCCAGTagcatatctcgcccgtgatggatttccatctcgggggcgatatatatcacgggggcgacgcaaatatcacgggggcgatattcgagctgacaaaaccctagtcgaccgttggaacgaatcacgggcgcgacgaacacatctcgggcgcgataaatgagaccgttgaagatccaacggatacatttttgaagacccaatgaagcattgacacgtggctctagccgttgaaggtttttgtctcattcaaatatctcgcccgtgatccaTGCATCACGGGGGCGATATGTGTGGAGagatcatttttttgttttgtttgttagtgatttgtttggggattgctttgggtataaatataaacccatttgcaatgtttcaaggttaatgatttacataccttgaaacaacaaacatacatttttaaatcacttagttttgttgtagttttggagtaatcttggaaactcctaatcattgtgagttagagtttagctttggaaaaactcaacccttgtaggttcttgattatccttgaaaaatcaattgtgagtttgagattatctctaagaaatctctttgtaaagttggtgcttatctataaagcacaatcccatttagtggattctaaaatctcaatcttagattgagtagtggagtaggatcgtgagttgatccgaaccactctaaatctcttgtgtctttaaattctcttttccgctttaaagaatttaaatttccgattcacaAATCAAAAACCGGTTTGCCTTATAACCCATAGGGTCTTTCATGTTTTATACGTTGACAGAACGTGGATGAGAAGGAAACTAAGAAAGATCTATCTTAAAGATAACGCAAGTTAAATTCAAATAATGTGTCTCAGGACTAAGTAAGAACGTTGCTAGTTCTAATGTGAACATGGAGTGAATAAGTACTTCAACTGTTCTTATAAAGTATATAGGAATGAGTAATCAAgctatttttagattttttccgGAATTTTTGTTGTTGGATTTTAATCTGTTTGAGTAAGAAAGAAGGACACGCACAATGTTTGTGGTCACTATTTCAAATTCTGAGAGAACATCAAAATTAAGTTAAGTTCTCCaaatgtgtcacgacccaatttatgaGCCGCGAGCGACGCTAGAGAATaagagtggtagctctgaaacccgttgCAAGACTGAAAATCCTAAAAACTTTTTTGCGtttaaaatcattataaaactTAAATAACTCGTTTTCGAAAAATCGGCAATATAACGGCTGAAAACTTAACTAACAACACCTGTTGAAAATTCACAGACCACCTTGTGCAACATAATTTACATAACCATATATATAACAAAGTACCCTCCCAACATTTATAAGTTAAACCGACCAATCAGTTTGATATAAAGAGAATTGACGTCTTACTATAAGTCAGAAAACGAGGCCTAgtaaaaagatataaacaacAGCGGATAACTAGTAAAAACATAtgtaaatcgctgaaaagaccTCGACAAAAACCAAAAACCTGAGCTACTGCAACGCTAAGAAGAGTCGGAGACTGTACATGCAAAAAGAGGCGAGAATTCCGAGTCAAGAAGTGGAAGTATGGTATGAACTCTAAacactaagtacctgaaaagtTTAAATATCAACGGGTCAGACatttctgagtgagttcataatttactaacggtattatatttaaaataaggtCACATCAAAGACAAAACATACATTAAGTACAATTCAATATTAaacacatttttaaaaatatttcaccttaaacaattattttaaaaatactcaaTTATGAAGCCTTACGTAATACTTTCCAACATTGGATCCGTTCAAAACCTTAAACCCAAATACTAAGACATACTTTATATTCTAATACCAACTTTTTCAATCATAATGGTCCATGTGGTGCGGTTccgggatagttctaccgagttaaACGCAATCATATCTTAATctcaagttgtgggtcccgagatagttcgaccgaatTAACCCACTAGAcataggtcccgagatagttccaccgagttcaacctcgtgtaTATCACATATTATCCTTCTTTTCATTTTCCAATATAATCCACAAAACTTTTATCACATTCAAATAGCTATAGACGCCTAGACTCGTATCGACACCGATGATCACACAATCTATTGATGTCCAATAGGTAGTTCGTTTTTTCCGGATCACATATTGGGTTTAATAATAATTTCACTAGATAAACAACTTATAAATTCCGTGTAATAAACATACATATAACAAAACTACAAAAATAAcaagtattttcataaaaaacTCATAAATTTCCTATGTCAAAGCATACATATCTCAAGCTCTTAAAGTAAAGAGCGTCTTCTTAAACAATTCATGTTATTTGAAATAATATACGCCATTTCAATGAAGATCACACGATATAACAATCGTCAATTATAATTCACATCGCTCTTATTAGATCAaagtatattattattcaatgatgtgatataaaatatcatctattataattgaaattcaTTTCATGCGACCTTtactaaaatatgaaatatctTTATCGACTATAGCATAAAatgatttaataatattaaaactaaaaatttctaTTAGTGTACTTCAATAGAATTCTAAGAACACCCAAAGATAATTTTACTGGTCAATAAACATACTTTTAAAACTAAGAATATATAATAATgtgtatattaatataaaaataataatacacgaaagtaaatcgTAAACTCACCTCGATCGCTAATTTCAAAAACACAAAAGcaaaattgtcacgacccgatttcttaagtcgagaccggcgctagggaatgggaatggtagttttgaaacccgtagcaagtctaaaacTCACTAAAACTTTTTCACAAATATCAATCACACAGTGACCATACACACGGAAGCATTTATACAAATACACATTTATACACTAGTAAACCATCGATACAATTTACATGAGTCTATCGTTTCTGCATACTGCACGTACTAGCCTGATACATACTAGTGTATAAGGTTACCTCACATGTATCTACCTCTATGGAACAAAACATGCTTATCGTAACCCATAAAACTCATGTATACAAGACAGTAGAGctggccatgggccgggtcagcccgtgaaccATCCCGGAACCGGCTCGACCAAATCCGGCCCGGAATCGGTAAAATTCGGAACTGGACTAATACCTGCCCGAAACCGTAGAAAGATcagttccgggccggttccaaatttttttgaaccgtgaaccggcggtTCCGGATCGCAACCGCAGTTTAAGGGTCGAACCCgtcattaaaaatatttacttttaatttatatttatatatatatatatatatatatatatatatatatatatatatatatatatatatatatatatatatatatatatatattatgtagttattatatatataaacattagattatgcatttattatatatattatatattcatGTATTATATTAGATTATAGCATGACCTTAATAGTAACCTTTAACAGttagattatatatttattagatatatgttatattattttacaTA
This window of the Mercurialis annua linkage group LG5, ddMerAnnu1.2, whole genome shotgun sequence genome carries:
- the LOC126681658 gene encoding uncharacterized protein LOC126681658 — its product is MATENFFITLKPFLDGSNYKVWKYMMENYLDMQGVDLWSVFLRGWTPPCDKNGALLKRQDWSIEQVKENGMNRKAITTLLSSISREEQGRIQHLNCAKQMWETLESYYEGTQQVKGKKLELLLGEYEGFKGLPNEDVVMMTSRLLKIVHSLEQLGKFFKLNEINGKILRSLPILLWQPKTTAIIETHDLSTLRTDELIGKLLLYEMSYIKLIQAEMAKEKGIAFKASTSAIVEDNKEESNEEEILRLTKRVNELKMKENGNYGRPSSSRKSSKGGPKTFWDGDSQCDGDSHHDANLCLMSFEEEPTLEVNPQSFLSWDWDGIGVESYDACLNVKNDVVDNVIDDIVDDDAHDDDDDMYSMLDELVIKCGDYKAKMLFFKNEASKAKDEMIVLTKEFHELKLSNEALKSSLESIPKQGLNIDNLLKENDQLKNEILELKDSLSRFQKGKVTLDSILVSQRCPTIKFGLGYNQNASSSNGTKFVKSTLPQTSSIEVPPNLVKPIEAKKVHAQAPRPNPFLTQKAKSNKGTKPLRHGYASQYSHKWNKKTRKNSYVHASSHVQTCSHACACSYETFRAKPPQMQSNVNHSTQCFYCMKYGHTNTNCYVRKVQLRLIPLNYSSINFQGPKVVWVPK